The genomic region AGGTTCCCTTCTGCTGAATATTTACCAATTAACGGAGCACAACCGCCAGCCAATGCTTCGTCCGGTGCGCCCGGACGAAGCTAATTTGCAGGAAACACGTCTACGGGTCAGTCTTGAACGCTGCTGCAGACGTTGCGCTCGCCAGGACAGCCTCATCCATTCGCTGGAACAAACCCTAACAACTCTCGAAGCCAGACCCTCTTATGAAAAAAGTTCGTCTTTTGCTGGTCATTGACACCTTGTTGTCCACCAACGAGTTAGTAACCATTGGCTCTAAATTATGCCTGAGTCCGTCCCTGGAGGTGGGCGTGTTACTCCTGGTCGACCCCGGCGACATTTCACCCACTTCGGCGTATTACGACGACGTGATGGACCAGCTTCAGCGGCAGGGCTACCGCTACCTTAACCGGGCCGCGCAGTTGATGCAGACCCCGGCCAACGCCGCTTTTCTCCGCATCAGCCGCCATGCCGATCGCATGGTTGCTGCCGTAGCCCGCACGTTTGAAGCACATTATATCCTGTTAAACGCCACCCCCGGCTGGCCGCGCGACCTCATCAGCCCCGACGAGTTTACCAGCCAGGTCAGGCTTCTGACAAACATTCCGATCCTCCTGCTCGACGAATTTCAGCCGGTCGACATGCAGTACCAGTGCAGTCCCAATTAATCCGGTTCGTAAACCGGCGTCTGCTTTACTCTACTCCCGGTCGCCCCATGGGTTGCGTTCCCGAAATGTTCATTTCTGAGCCTTAATAGCTATTTCCTACAGAAAAAGCCGGGAAGTTCCCGGCTTTTTAACATTCCTCTCATTTCGTTCTTATGCCCGGGGGACACTTTTGCGAACATAAAGCACTGTCATGGCTGCACTTCTGTACGTTCGTTTAGCCTGTTGATAGCCTGCTTTTTCGCATTTACCAAACTCATCCCGGTTTTTTATGAAGAGGACTCTCGCGCTCCTGAGTTTACTGGCCGTCCTGCACCTGACGGGCTGTAAGACGCAAAAGGAAGAAAAGGCAGAACACACCCGATTTCTGGTAACTACCCCCCTGGAAAAAGATACCGCCATCATCAAAGAGTATGTGTGTCAGATCCGGTCGGTTCAGCATATCGAATTACGGGCCCAGGAAAAGGGGTATCTGCAGAAAATCTACGTGGACGAAGGCCAGCATGTCCAGAAGGGGCAACTGATGTTCCAGATTATGCCGATGATGTACCAGGCGGAAAAGCAAAAAGCGGAGGCCGAAGCCAACTTCGTCGGAATTGAGTACCAAAACACCAAAAAGCTGGCCGACAGCAACGTGGTGTCCCGCAACGAACTGGCCCTGGCTGGGGCTAAACTGGACAAGGCCAAGGCGGAATTGGCCCTGGCGCAGACCCATCTTCAATTTACCCAAATCCGGGCTCCCTTCTCAGGAATCATGGACCACTTTCAGGTGCGGCTGGGCAGTCTGGTCGATGAAGGCGATTTGCTGACCACGCTTTCGGATAACAGCAAAATGTGGGTATACTACAACGTCCCGGAGGCAGAATACCTGGATTATCACCTTACAGGCTCCAAAAAGTTGGCAAAAGTCCTCCTGCTGATGGCTAACAACCGGCTGTTTGAACACCCCGGTTTGGTCGAAACCATCGAAGCCGACTTTAACAATGAAACTGGGAATATTGCTTTCCGGGCCACCTTCCCCAATCCTGATGGACTTTTGCGGCATGGCGAGACGGGCAGCGTCCAGATGACCGTACCGCTTAAAAACGCCCTCATAATTCCGCAGAAAGCCACCTTCGAAGTGCTGGAAAAAAAGTACGTCTACGTAGTGGATAAAAACAACAAGATTCAGTCACGGGAAATTAAGATCGCTGCCGAAATGCCCCACATTTTCGTGGTACAATCGGGACTCAATAAAACGGACCGGATACTGCTGGAAGGTTTGCGGCAAGTCAAAGAAAACGAAACGATTCAGTTCAGCCTCCAGAAACCCGAGTCGGTTATAGCGCACCTGAGCCTATATGCCGAGTAGTACACCTGTCCATCGGCCGGCCTGTGCCGTGCCAATCCATCACAAACTATGTTCAATAAGTTCATACGCAGACCGGTATTTGCGATTGTCATATCGGTTATGATCGTCTTTGTCGGGGTACTGGCCATCAAGAAACTGCCCATTTCGCAGTTTCCGGATATTGCGCCGACTACCGTCAACATCTTTATCGCTTATCCGGGCTCCAGTGCGGACGTACTGGTAAAGTCAACGCTCATTACGCTGGAACAGGCCATTAACGGCGTGCAGGATATGCGCTACATCGCCACCGACGCCACCAGCGCCGGGGAGGCAACCCTCCGCATCATCTTTGAACCGGGCACGGACCCCAACGATGCCGTCATCCGGGTAAAAACTCGGGTAGACCAGGTCATGCCGCTGCTGCCCGAACTGGTTCAGCGGGAAGGGGTTATCATCACCCCTGTGCAGCCCAGTATGCTCATGTACGTCAACCTCTATTCGAAGGGGAAGAGCATTGACGAAAAATTTTTGTTCAACTACGCCACGGTGAAGATGATTCCCGAAATCCAGCGGACGAAAGGGATTGCCCGGGCCCAGATCCTGGGGAGCCGGCGGTACGCCATGCGCGTGTGGCTGAACCCCGACCGCATGCGGGCCTACAACATCTCGGTGGAAGAGGTCATGAAGGCGATGGGCGAACAAAGCATCATCGGCCGCCCCGGCCGGATCGGGCAAAGCTCCGGGATTGAAGCCCAGTCGCTGGAATACGTGCTTACCTACAAAGGCCGGTACAGTGATCCCAAGGAGTACGAGGACATCATCATCCGGGCCAATTCGGAAGGGGAAAGCATTCACCTGAAAGACATTGCCAAGGTCGAACTGGGGAGCGAATTCTTCGACATTTATTCCAACCTGGACGGCCACGCTTCGGCCGCTATCGTCCTGCGTCAGAACTACGGCAGTAACGCCAAGGAAGTGATCGAAGAGGTAAAAGCCAAGCTCGACGTCATGAAAGCTTCCTTCCCTCCGGGAATGGACTACAAGATCAGCTACGACGTATCGCAGTTTCTGGACGCCTCCATCGAGCAGGTGATCGACACCCTGCGGGACGCCTTCCTGCTGGTGGCCTTCGTGGTGTTCATCTTCCTGGGCGACTGGCGTTCAACCCTGATTCCGATTCTGGCCGTTCCGGTTTCCCTCATCGGGGCTTTCTTCGTCATTCAGTTCTTCGGGATTTCCATCAACCTGATCACGCTGTTTGCCCTCGTCCTGGCGATCGGGATTGTGGTCGACGACGCCATTGTGGTCGTGGAGGCCGTACACGCCAAGTTTGAGGAGGAGCCGGGCATTTCGCCTTACCGGGCCGTTAAGAAAGTGCTCGGTGAGATCAGCGGCGCCATCATCGCCATTACGGCGGTGATGGTCTCGGTCTTCCTGCCGATCTCGTTCATGACGGGTCCGGTCGGTACCTTCTACCGCCAGTTCTCGATCACCATGGCCAGTTCCATTGTCATTTCGGCCCTGATCGCCCTGACGCTGACGCCGGTGCTCTGCGCCATGCTGCTGAAAAACCACCATGGTCATCCGAAGAAGAAGAACATCCTGACCCGGGCGCTCGACAGCTTCAACCGCGGATTCGACAAAATGACCGGCCGGTACGTAAGCCTGCTGAAACGGATCGTCAACCGGCGGGTGGTCACCTTCGGCGTGCTGCTGGCGTTCTGCGCCGGGATTTACTACGAGAGCCAGATTGTCCCCTCCGGCTTTATTCCGAACGAAGACCAGAGTACGATTTACGCCATTATCCAGACGCCTCCGGGTTCGACCCTGGAGAAAACCAACGAAGTTTCCCAGCGGCTGCAGAAAATTTGCGAAGAGGTGGAGGGCATTGAATCGGTGTCTTCGCTGGCCGGTTACGAGATCATGACCGAAGGCCGGGGTTCCAACGCCGGTACCTGTCTGATCAACCTAAAACCCTGGTCGGAGCGCCACGAGAACGTGAAGGAGATCATGGAAGAACTGGAAGAAAAATCCAGAGGACTGGGCGCCACAGTCGAATTCTTCGAACCACCCGCCATCCCGGGCTTTGGTACCTCGGGCGGTTTCTCCATGCGTCTGCTGGATAAGAATACCGATACGGACTACGCCGAGTTCGACCGGGTCAACAAGGAGTTCATGGAAAACCTCGGCAAGCGGAAAGAACTGACGGGCCTGTTTACCTTCTTTGCGGCCAACTACCCGCAGTACGAACTGGAGATCGACAACAACCTGGCCATGCAGAAAGGCGTGTCGATCGGCAAGGCCATGGAAAACCTGAACATCATGATCGGGAGTACCTACGAACAGGGCTTCATCAAGTTCAACCAGTTTTTCAAGGTGTACGTGCAGTCGGACCCGAGTTTCCGGCGGCTTCCGACGGATCTGCTGAAGCTGTACGTCAAAAACGACGCGGGCGAAATGGTGCCCTACTCGGCCTTCATGAAGCTTAAAAAAGGGCAGGGTCCCAACGAGATTACCCGGTTCAACCTGTACAACTCCTCCGCCATTCAGGGACTGCCCGCCAAGGGCTATACCACCGCGGAGGCCATCCAGGCCATCCGGGAAGTAGCCGCCAAGACGCTGCCCAAAGGCTACGACATCGCCTTCGAAGGACTTTCCTACGACGAATCCATGCGGGGCAATGAGGCGCTGTACGTCTTCCTGATCGTTCTGGCCTTCGTTTACCTGGTGCTGGCCGCGCAGTACGAAAGCTTCATTATTCCGCTGGCCGTGGTGTTCTCGCTGCCGGTCGGAGTGTTCGGGTCCTTCCTGATGCTGAAGCTGATGGGCCTGGAAAACAACATCTACGCCCAGATCGGTCTCATCATGCTGGTGGGTCTGCTGGGTAAAAACGCCGTACTGATCGTGGAGTTTGCCATTCAGAAGCGGCAGCAGGGTGAAACGATTCTCAACGCCGCCATTGAAGGTGCCCGGGTTCGTTTTCGTCCCATCCTGATGACCTCCTTCGCCTTTGTGGCCGGTTTGATTCCCCTGATTCTTGCCACCGGGGCCGGGGCAATCGGGAACCGTACCATCGGGGGTTCAGCCCTGGGTGGAATGCTGTTCGGAACCTTATTCGGGGTCATCATCATCCCCGGACTGTATTACATCTTCGGTCACCTGGCCGATGGCCGGTCGCTGATTAAAAACGAAGACGAAGAGCCGCTCACCGAAGTAATTGAACCCCGCTATGTGGAAACAGACAACGATTAAATACCTCGCGATGGCCGCTCTGGCCTTTGCAGTGGCCGGCTGTAACGCCCCGGCCCTGGTCCTGAAAACAGAAAATAAAGCCGTTCCTACGGAATACACCAGCTCCCAGGACTCAACCAATTCGGCAAAGGTCAGCTGGCGGGAATTTTTTACCGATCCCCACCTGAAGGACCTGATCGAAACGGCCCTGAAGAACAATCAGGAACTGAACATAACGCTGCAGGAAATCCAGATTGCCCAGAATGAAGTCCGGGCCCGGCAGGGGGAATACCAGCCGTTTGTGGGCCTGAGAGGCGGCACCAGCGTAGACAAGGTGAGCCGGTACACGCTGCCGGGGGCCACGGTGGATGCCACCGAAATCAAGCCCGGCAAACACACGCCCGATCCGCTGGGCAACGTGTTCGCGGGCGCCGTGGCTACCTGGGAAGTGGATATCTGGCACAAACTGCGCAACGCCAAAAAGGCGGCAGTTAACCGCTACCTGGCCAGCGTGGAGGGGAAGAATTTCATGGTCACCAACCTGATTGCCGAAATCGCCAATTCGTACTACGAACTGCTGGCTCTCGACAATCAGCTTGAAATTCTCCGGCAGAACATCGAAATCCAGAGCAACGCGCTACATATCGTGCGACTGCAGAAAGAATCGGCCCGGGTGACGGAGCTGGCCGTCCGGCGGTTCGAAGCCCAGGTGCTCAACACCCGGAGCCTGCAGTACAACGTCCAGCAGCAGATCGTGGAAACCGAAAACCGAATTAATTTCCTCGTGGGCCGGTTCCCACAGCCGGTGGCCCGGAACCCGAAGGATTTCAACAAGCTCGTGCCGACGGCCGTTCAGGCCGGGATTCCGTCGCAGCTCCTCCAGAACCGCCCCGACATCCGGCGGGCCGAACAGGAGCTGGAAGCGGCGAAGCTGGATGTCAAAGTGGCCAGAGCCCGGTTTTATCCCTCGCTCGGCATTTCGGCGGGGCTCGGGTTCCAGGCCTTCAATCCGGCCTACCTGCTAAAAGCTCCGGAATCGTTGATTTTCTCGCTGGCGGGTGATCTGGCGGGGCCGCTGATCAACAAAAACGCCATCATCGCCGATTACAACAGCGCCAGCGCCCGGCAGGTCCAGGCGGTTTTCAACTACGAACGGACCATTCTCAATGCGTACATCGAGGTCGCCAACCAGCTGTCCCGAATCAGCAATCTGGAAAAGAGTTACGACCTGAAGGCGAAGGAAGTCGACGCGCTGACCCAGTCGATCACGATTTCCAACAGCCTGTTCGGGTCTGCCCGGGCCGACTATATGGAGGTGCTCCTGACCCAGCGGGAAGCGCAGGAATCAAGGTTTGACCTGGTCGAAACCAAAATGCAGCAACTCAATGCCACGGTATCCATTTATCGGGCCCTTGGCGGCGGGTGGAAATAAAAAGCGGATTCCTCGCAAAGATGTTAAGGGAGAATTGCGGCAACCGAAAATTGCTCGTTGCCATCGTTTCGCTACGGCCATTTTCAATTGAGCCTAAAACAAGTTTGTGTCAAACGTAAGCGTAAGCCACCGGTGTATTGGACAAACGATCGTTTTCCTGATATACTATCCGGCTGAAGACTTACCCGCCTATCAAAGCAGGCGGTGCCGGGACGGGAACGGGATTGAGGTCAAAAGATTCCGGACAAGAGCCTGAACATTGGA from Tellurirhabdus rosea harbors:
- a CDS encoding TolC family protein, with product MAALAFAVAGCNAPALVLKTENKAVPTEYTSSQDSTNSAKVSWREFFTDPHLKDLIETALKNNQELNITLQEIQIAQNEVRARQGEYQPFVGLRGGTSVDKVSRYTLPGATVDATEIKPGKHTPDPLGNVFAGAVATWEVDIWHKLRNAKKAAVNRYLASVEGKNFMVTNLIAEIANSYYELLALDNQLEILRQNIEIQSNALHIVRLQKESARVTELAVRRFEAQVLNTRSLQYNVQQQIVETENRINFLVGRFPQPVARNPKDFNKLVPTAVQAGIPSQLLQNRPDIRRAEQELEAAKLDVKVARARFYPSLGISAGLGFQAFNPAYLLKAPESLIFSLAGDLAGPLINKNAIIADYNSASARQVQAVFNYERTILNAYIEVANQLSRISNLEKSYDLKAKEVDALTQSITISNSLFGSARADYMEVLLTQREAQESRFDLVETKMQQLNATVSIYRALGGGWK
- a CDS encoding efflux RND transporter periplasmic adaptor subunit — encoded protein: MKRTLALLSLLAVLHLTGCKTQKEEKAEHTRFLVTTPLEKDTAIIKEYVCQIRSVQHIELRAQEKGYLQKIYVDEGQHVQKGQLMFQIMPMMYQAEKQKAEAEANFVGIEYQNTKKLADSNVVSRNELALAGAKLDKAKAELALAQTHLQFTQIRAPFSGIMDHFQVRLGSLVDEGDLLTTLSDNSKMWVYYNVPEAEYLDYHLTGSKKLAKVLLLMANNRLFEHPGLVETIEADFNNETGNIAFRATFPNPDGLLRHGETGSVQMTVPLKNALIIPQKATFEVLEKKYVYVVDKNNKIQSREIKIAAEMPHIFVVQSGLNKTDRILLEGLRQVKENETIQFSLQKPESVIAHLSLYAE
- a CDS encoding efflux RND transporter permease subunit encodes the protein MFNKFIRRPVFAIVISVMIVFVGVLAIKKLPISQFPDIAPTTVNIFIAYPGSSADVLVKSTLITLEQAINGVQDMRYIATDATSAGEATLRIIFEPGTDPNDAVIRVKTRVDQVMPLLPELVQREGVIITPVQPSMLMYVNLYSKGKSIDEKFLFNYATVKMIPEIQRTKGIARAQILGSRRYAMRVWLNPDRMRAYNISVEEVMKAMGEQSIIGRPGRIGQSSGIEAQSLEYVLTYKGRYSDPKEYEDIIIRANSEGESIHLKDIAKVELGSEFFDIYSNLDGHASAAIVLRQNYGSNAKEVIEEVKAKLDVMKASFPPGMDYKISYDVSQFLDASIEQVIDTLRDAFLLVAFVVFIFLGDWRSTLIPILAVPVSLIGAFFVIQFFGISINLITLFALVLAIGIVVDDAIVVVEAVHAKFEEEPGISPYRAVKKVLGEISGAIIAITAVMVSVFLPISFMTGPVGTFYRQFSITMASSIVISALIALTLTPVLCAMLLKNHHGHPKKKNILTRALDSFNRGFDKMTGRYVSLLKRIVNRRVVTFGVLLAFCAGIYYESQIVPSGFIPNEDQSTIYAIIQTPPGSTLEKTNEVSQRLQKICEEVEGIESVSSLAGYEIMTEGRGSNAGTCLINLKPWSERHENVKEIMEELEEKSRGLGATVEFFEPPAIPGFGTSGGFSMRLLDKNTDTDYAEFDRVNKEFMENLGKRKELTGLFTFFAANYPQYELEIDNNLAMQKGVSIGKAMENLNIMIGSTYEQGFIKFNQFFKVYVQSDPSFRRLPTDLLKLYVKNDAGEMVPYSAFMKLKKGQGPNEITRFNLYNSSAIQGLPAKGYTTAEAIQAIREVAAKTLPKGYDIAFEGLSYDESMRGNEALYVFLIVLAFVYLVLAAQYESFIIPLAVVFSLPVGVFGSFLMLKLMGLENNIYAQIGLIMLVGLLGKNAVLIVEFAIQKRQQGETILNAAIEGARVRFRPILMTSFAFVAGLIPLILATGAGAIGNRTIGGSALGGMLFGTLFGVIIIPGLYYIFGHLADGRSLIKNEDEEPLTEVIEPRYVETDND